A stretch of Alligator mississippiensis isolate rAllMis1 chromosome 14, rAllMis1, whole genome shotgun sequence DNA encodes these proteins:
- the TADA2A gene encoding transcriptional adapter 2-alpha, translating to MERLASFSNDPFDKPPCRGCSSYLTEPYIKCAECGPPPFLLCLQCFTRGFEYKKHQSDHTYEIMTSDFPVLDPNWTAQEEMALLEAVMDCGFGNWQDVANQMCTKSKEECEKHYMKHFINNPLFASTLLNLKQAEEVQNADAAIPFHPADDPPRPTFDSLLSRDMAGYMPARADFVEEFDNYAEWDLRDIDFVEDDSDILHALKIAVVDIYHSRLKERQRRKKIIRDHGLINLRKFQILERRYPKEVQDLYETMRRFARILGPTEHDKFIESHALEFELRREIKRLQEYRAAGITNFCSARTYDHLKKTREEERLKRTMLSEVLQYIQDSSACQQWLSRQADIDAGLSPTVTVASNSGRRSAPPLNLTGLPGTEKLNEKEKELCQMVRLVPGAYLEYKAALVNECNKQGGLRLAQARALIKIDVNKTRKIYDFLIREGYITKA from the exons ATGGAGCGCCTGGCGTCGTTCAGCA ATGACCCATTTGATAAGCCCCCTTGCCGAGGCTGCTCTTCATACCTCACAGAACCGTACATCAAATGTGCCGAATGCggccctcctccttttctcctgtGTTTGCAG TGTTTCACACGAGGATTTGAGTACAAGAAGCATCAGAGTGACCATACCTATGAAATCATG ACTTCAGATTTTCCTGTGTTGGATCCTAATTGGACAGCACAAGAGGAGATGGCCCTTCTAGAGGCTGTGATGGACTGTGGATTTGGAAACTG GCAAGATGTGGCCAATCAGATGTGTACGAAATCCAAGGAGGAGTGTGAGAAACATTACATGAAACACTTCATCAACAACCCCTTGTTTGCATCCACCTTGCTGAACCTGAAGCAGGCCGAGGAGGTGCAGAACGCAGATGCAGCCATTCCATTCCACC CTGCTGATGACCCTCCACGACCAACCTTCGATTCCCTGCTCTCCAGGGACATGGCTGGATACATGCCCGCAAGAGCAGACTTTGTCGAG GAATTTGACAACTATGCTGAATGGGATTTGAGAGACATAGATTTTGTGGAGGACGATTCAGACATTTTGCATG ctctgaagATCGCAGTTGTAGATATCTATCACTCCCGGTTGaaggaaaggcagaggagaaAAAA AATTATAAGAGACCATGGCCTCATCAACCTCAGAAAGTTTCAAA TTTTGGAGAGACGATACCCGAAGGAGGTCCAGGACCTTTATGAGACCATGAGGCGGTTCGCAAGAATTCTAGGGCCAACTGAACACGACAAGTTCATTGAAAGCCATGCAT TGGAATTCGAACTGCGAAGGGAAATAAAGCGGCTCCAGGAATACAGAGCAGCAGGAATCACCAATTTCTGTA GTGCTAGGACTTATGATCATCTCAAGAAAACCCGAGAAGAGGAGCGGCTGAAGCGCACAATGCTTTCCGAAGTCCTCCAGTACATCCAGGACAGCAGCGCCTGCCAACAGTGGCTCAGTCGACAAGCCGATAT TGATGCTGGCCTGAGCCCCACAGTCACAGTTGCTTCCAATTCAG GCAGACGGAGCGCCCCGCCGCTGAACCTTACCGgtctgccagggacagagaaGCTTAACGAGAAGGAGAAAGAG CTCTGTCAGATGGTGAGATTGGTCCCCGGAGCCTATTTAGAATATAAAGCTGCTTTAGTGAACGAGTGTAACAAGCAAGGAGGCTTGAGACTGGCACAGGCAAGAGCGCTCATCAAAATCGATGTGAACAAAACCAGGAAAATCTATGACTTCCTGATCAGAGAAGGGTACATCACAAAAGCCTAG